From Daphnia pulicaria isolate SC F1-1A chromosome 4, SC_F0-13Bv2, whole genome shotgun sequence, one genomic window encodes:
- the LOC124336060 gene encoding uncharacterized protein LOC124336060, whose translation MATTSTRCILVIFVAAVCCCHCQSDNPGSSSSWAKLQISPDTLSSMKYGNFLVEIYEHANNHKATTTASERKYFYSPIALLDHKSAVSRLNRVTKQQEMRFRVEMWHDKVENEVVKYLNEIVDHQIKSNQVRVIPLEKVILASKKATVDYLLYPEWTNYDKSKTLRLSLSCYDQKICDELASEMRSDPEQFDHFKLLYSLSSQTSQTKQTTITIDSVTSGQMVSTLLQKFKNKKEIFLTANDEKKMLTETATNIRMDTFDDSEVGSPDTEIQILNILKDLLVISRTTIKEQSDKMWDSVFWNEDNYRPDKTTKSLNEIIKKIDTETQTKLADMFQKAEKQSVLIGKFSSSNKEEESIGEEQIRRENQSKDENENENRRSQATDQWQSSRNKSRDNKSNTNKVDTDVSGGGWGIKFGVKVGVEKNNTHNAEKENEKSEHAKTNYGEYNRNLDNKERIQHNFDSNSWADVDRISSVISRKMANDSDGSRRVEIIKEEMEKLLQESRNHVQWDGEKFVPKPMQLSRINLGKFRDSQSFQDRNVRVRYTTAELSAPIKIMEHTELTVTDEWKNLKDELRETRELLKTTVMNLAKTNTELVNVKRNLTNTKIDLTNKLEGTKQELGKTKTETEKTNAHLRKAVTDLSKKLNENQQELAKIKTELEKKENKEEFTKTRKIVDDLSTKLNVNLQRLGYELKTAEENLRKELNAILNNLETTTANLALASTEFSNTKSAVSDLTTKLNARTSEIVDIGKMPTSCWDLERMGQKVNGFFSVKGAKKMETVYCDFYLNGNDKQKFIGYDDVKSAPVHFYVQRNSNFNTENTPIPFDLARVNEGNAMNLTSGKFTAPRPGTYYFSFTGLAGFSASSYILKLQVALNLNGVIIGKGYVDEQKTVETRWDQLSLQSTLNLKSGDQVWVSLTYISSGVYLHDRGDISNHYTHFTGFMLEEEIVVSL comes from the exons ATGGCAACTACATCCACGAGGTGCATCCTCGTCATATTTGTGGCTGCCGTTTGCTGCTGTCACTGCCAATCAGACAACcccggttcttcttcttcttgggcgaAACTGCAAATCTCACCTGATACGTTAAGTTCCATGAAGTACGGCAACTTTCTCGTTGAAATTTACGAACACGCCAATAATCACAAGGCAACGACAACTGCCAGCgagagaaaatatttctactcCCCCATTGCGCTGCTGGACCACAAAAGTGCCGTTAGTAGATTGAACAGGGTGACGAAACAACAAGAGATGAGATTTCGTGTGGAAATGTGGCACGACAAAGTCGAAAATGAAGTTGTGAAATATTTGAACGAAATCGTCgatcatcaaatcaaatcaaatcaagtgaGAGTCATTCCCTTGGAGAAGGTCATTCTCGCCAGCAAAAAAGCCACGGTGGATTATTTGCTGTATCCAGAGTGGACGAACTATGACAAAAGCAAAACTCTGAGACTTTCTCTGTCGTGTTATGACCAGAAAATCTGCGACGAACTTGCCAGTGAAATGCGATCCGACCCCGAACAATTTGATCATTTCAAACTCCTGTACAGTTTGTCATCGCAGACGTCGCAAACCAAACAGACGACCATCACCATCGACAGCGTCACTTCCGGTCAAATGGTCTcgactcttttacaaaaatttaaaaacaaaaaggaaatttttctgacggccaacgacgagaagaaaatgttgaccgAAACGGCCACCAACATTCGAATGGATACATTTGACGACTCCGAGGTCGGGTCGCCTGAtacggaaattcaaattttaaatattttaaaagatttgcTCGTCATATCCAGGACGACCATCAAAGAGCAAAGTGACAAAATGTGGGACTCGGTTTTCTGGAATGAGGACAATTACCGGCCGGATAAAACGACGAAAAGtttaaatgaaatcatcaAGAAAATAGACACTGAAACTCAAACGAAATTGGCGGATATGTTTCAGAAAGCGGAGAAACAGTCGGTATTAATAGGCAAATTTTCTTCGAGCAATAAAGAGGAGGAAAGTATAGGAGAGGAACAAATTCGTCGCGAAAATCAATCGAAAGAtgagaatgaaaatgaaaatagaagATCACAAGCAACGGACCAATGGCAATCCAGCCGCAATAAATCCCGGGATAACAAGTCGAATACAAACAAAGTTGACACGGATGTCAGTGGCGGTGGGTGGGGCATTAAATTTGGCGTTAAAGTCggagttgaaaaaaacaacacgcacaatgccgaaaaagaaaacgaaaagagTGAACACGCCAAGACCAATTATGGTGAATACAACAGAAATTTAGACAATAAAGAAAGAATCCAACACAATTTCGACTCAAACAGTTGGGCTGACGTGGATAGAATCAGTTCAGTCATTTCAAGGAAAATGGCAAACGATTCCGATGGTTCTCGGCGAGTCGaaattataaaagaagaaatggaaaaattattacaagAAAGTAGAAATCACGTCCAATGGGACGGAGAGAAATTCGTGCCCAAACCGATGCAACTGAGCAGAATCAATTTGGGCAAATTCCGCGACTCTCAATCGTTTCAGGATCGCAACGTTCGTGTCCGTTACACGACCGCCGAACTGTCGGCGCCGATAAAAATTATGGAACACACAGAATTGACCGTCACTGACGAATGGAAGAATTTAAAGGACGAACTCAGAg AAACTAGAGAACTCTTAAAAACAACTGTAATGAACTTGGCGAAAACAAATACCGAACTGGTTAATGTCAAGCGAAATTTAACCAACACGAAAATCGATTTGACCAATAAATTAGaag GGACGAAACAGGAGTTGGGGAAAACTAAaaccgaaacggaaaaaacgAACGCCCATCTCAGGAAAGCTGTCACTGATttatcaaaaaaattgaatg AGAACCAGCAGGAACTGGCGAAAATCAAAACggagttggaaaaaaaagagaataaagaagaatttacgaaaacgagaaaaatcgTCGACGACTTATCAACAAAATTGAATG TGAATTTGCAAAGATTGGGTTACGAACTAAAGACCGCCGAGGAAAATCTGAGAAAAGAACTGAATG ccattttaaataatttggaaacaacaacagcaaatttGGCCTTAGCAAGTACGGAATTCAGCAACACCAAGTCCGCCGTTTCGGATTTGACGACCAAATTAAatg CCCGAACGAGTGAAATAGTCGACATTGGTAAAATGCCAACCTCCTGTTGGGATCTGGAGCGAATGGGACAAAAAGTCAACGGATTCTTTTCTGTAAAAGGAgcgaaaaagatggaaacgGTTTACTGTGACTTTTATCTTAATGGAAATG aCAAACAGAAATTTATCGGATACGACGACGTCAAATCggcgcccgtccatttctacgtccagagaaattctaattttaacACAGAAAACactccgattccgttcgatttggcgcgggtgaacgagggaaacgCCATGAATTTAACATcggggaaattcacggcaccgcgaccGGGAACTTACTACTTCTCCTTCACGGGACTGGCGGGATTTTCAGCTTCTTCATATATACTTAAGTTACAAGTTGCACTTAATTTAAATGGAGTTATAATCGGAAAGGGCTATGTCGATGAGCAGAAAACCGTTGAAACGCGATGGGATCAGTTGTCTCTCCAGTCGACACTGAACCTTAAATCAGGCGATCAGGTTTGGGTGAGTTTGACTTACATTTCATCAGGGGTGTATTTGCATGACAGAGGTGACATAAGTAACCACtacacccatttcacgggtttcatgttggaggaggaaattgtggTGTCCCTTTGA
- the LOC124336509 gene encoding uncharacterized protein LOC124336509, with protein sequence MYFPTTATTPTTVALLNHHSYDKASGNLPHLRSNAVCCCNSIIISFCHEHFSVLLRKEHARSPRTSLSQCWILSMTEEGLPPTFCSILIFKTYAHPASLLQRFLCCYTTFLASLASWITSVAVTHLQSLTKGLWPGIAEETLRRSTPNTSPVCQKCQLRNILCCW encoded by the exons ATGTATTTTCCCACTACTGCTACCACACCAACCACAGTAGCCTTACTAAATCATCACtcatatgataaag CTTCAGGAAATTTACCCCACCTGAGGAGTAATGCAGTTTGTTGCtgtaattcaattattataAGTTTTTGtcatgaacatttcagtgtgcttcttagaaaag agcacgcaagatccCCACGGACATCCTTGAGTCAATGCTGGATTTTGTCCATGAcagaagagggacttccaccaacgttctgctccatccttatcttcaagacgtacgctcatccagcttcactgcttcagCGCTTCTTGTGCTGCTACACaacttttcttgcttcactggcgagttggatcacttcagttgctgtgacacacctgcagtcactcaccaagggattatggccag gtATTGCAGAGGAGACGTTGAGAAGATCGACACCAAATACGTCGCCAGTGTGTCAAAAATGTCAGCTGCGGAACAtcctttgttgttggtaa